TTCCTCGAACTGGAACTGTTACCAAAGGATGATAAGGAGGCGATTATTGCTTCTCCGTATTCACCTTCCTTCTAGGCGTGTAGATTTGGTCGTTGCGTAGCAGCACATCGACCAGACGTACAAGTTTTCTTGCGGTTAAGACGAGGGCTCTTTTATGTTGGTGCTTTGGCACCTCAGCGAATTTCTTCTGGTAGTAATTCTGAAATTCTGGATCATGTCGTTTTACCGAGTTGGCGGCTTCAACAAGGTAATAGCGGAGGAACCGGTTACCAGATTTGATTCGCTTAGTATCTTCGGCTTCAAATTTACCGGATTGGTGTTTACGCCACGTGAGACCCGCATACTTTGCAACGGCGGCTTGGTCTTTAAACCGGTGAATGTCGCCGATCTCGGCAAGAATGCCGGCGCAGTAAACGCGTCCAATGCCGGGAATGGTCTCCAGCGTGTTCGGGATGCCGTCCAGCAGTCGCGCGATAGCTTGGTCAATCTGTTTGATCTGTTGCTTGATAGTTCGTATAGACTCGATGGAAGTAGCAAGCAGGATGTCAATCGTATCCTCTACACATTTGGAGAGGCGGTATGAGGAACGGGCGGCCTTCTGAATGCACTTGGCGACCTTCTCCGGATTAGGGAAACGATTCTTGCCTTTCTCTTTTAGGTAATCTGCAAGATCCGCCAGTTCCATGGATCCGATTTCATCAAGACTATACTGCTCCAGCAACAACTCGGTGATGGCATGACCGAAGACATCGCTTTCCACCTCGCTGGTAAAAGCGCTGCATTTGAAGAACAGGTGTTGCAAAAAGTACTGCTTTTCACGCGTCAGATTATGCACGAGATGAAATCTCATGCGAGTAAGGCGCTGTAAAGCAATGTATTGTTCTTGCAGTACCACGGTCATCGGCAGTCGTCCGAAACGCAGCCGGTCAGCGATAATCCAGGCATCAATATAATCGGTCTTGTCCAGGTCGGGGTAAGCCTCCCTGAACTTACTAATGAGCTTGGGATTGATGGTAAACACTTTGGTGCCGCGTTTTTGTAACGAGTTATCTTCGTGCAAAAACATGGCGGGATGCCAACTGTACACGGATGTGGATTCAAGTCCGACGTGGATTTCCTTGGATTTTTCCTTATCTGCTAGGGACAGAAGCTTGTCCCGCAAACGGGAAGCCCCATCGTGGTTATTCGTGACTGTGAAGGAATCCAGTGTGTCACCAACGATGTTCATGGCGCAGACTTTTAAGTCTTCAGAGCTAACGTCAATACCGACGAATAATTTCAAGGTTATCCCTCCCTTCTGAATTAGGGATTTGGGGAATTGGACTCTTCGGGACGCCCCCAGCGCGCTCGCAGATCAATCACCCTCGCATATGAGAACTTCCTTCGATCCATGAGCCGCCTCGAATCTGCTACTTTCGAGCATGGGTTGCCAAAGGGAACAGCCAACGGGTTAGAAGTACACGCGAGTGCTGGGGAAACAGACTTTAGACGTAGTCGAGCTACAGGAGATGAACGAATTTCCCCAAATGACCCAAGGATCATTGTCTGGGAACATCACGAAGAGTCCAAGACCCAATTGCGATTTATTAAGTTTTCAAGGAGGCCTGTTTTCGGGCGGACCCCGACTTCCGCTCCTCGCCCTCCGGGCTGTGGTGCGGGTTCGGCTACTTGCTCCATCTAAAAACAATTTTTTACTGGAAATTCTTCAAAAAGAAGAATCGAAAAATACTATACGAGGAGATGTTTCGATGTATTTCGTCAGCGCCGAACACCGAACTAACTATGAGCAATTGGTTGCAAAATTCAATTGTCAGAACGTACCCGATTTCGAATCCGCTTGTTACGTCGTTGCCCACCCTGAGATTTGGCGTAAGTATAACGGTCAGCCAGGTGGAAGTCCCGTGCATTGGACGTTCGGTGAGTGGAACGAAGCTGAAAATCGGAGGGATGAGAGCGAAGCCATGAACTGTCTCTCAGGTGCCTTTCGCGAGTTAGCACGTGCAGCGGTCGAGATGTTTACGGGCGGACAAAATCACTTCTGTTTTGCGCGTTTCATTGGAAACGCTGGGGACGAGGTTTACCGCGTATTCATCCAAGCCATGAACATTCGTAGAAAGAGCGAAACCGTAGAAGTAGAGGGAGTTCTATGAAGAGTAAAAACATGTTGGTTCGCTCCATTAGCTATATCCATGACCCAGAAGCGGCACAGTTGTGGTTTGAAGCTTATGTGGACCTTCTGAAAGACGCCATTTTGAAGCGACAGGAAAATTCGAAGTGTACAAGTCATACCTTCCATACGGGGGGTGAAGACCATGCGGACCGTTGCGTATTATCGCAGTTCGACGAATCTCCAGGAACATTCCGTGGAGATGCAAAAGACGATGGCGTTCAAGACGGCAAGAGAAAAGCTACTCGTGATTGAGGATCAGTATCCTGATCCGTTCATTTCTGCCAGACAAGTGACGATGAAGGACCGACCAGAACTCAAACGTCTGATGGATGACATCAAAAAGGGGCGCGTGCAAAACTTGCTTGTCTATAAGCGAGACCGACTGGCGCGCCTTGCGACCGAGTATATGCACATTTATCGGTTTTTGAAAGAACATCAGGTGAACGTCATTTTCACTGCCGATAACGAGCATCCGTTGTCCTATACCGCCGTCGGAGAATTCTTTGAAGTGCTGATGGCGGGGGTCATCCAGCGCGAAGGCGAGCAAATTGCCAAGCGTATTCGGGACTCAAAGATTTCAAAGTTCCTTGCCAAACAATACGCAGGCAAAGTCCCGTTTGGTTATCACATCAACAAACATGTGAAAGAAAACGAAGTACAAGAACGGATTGTCCAAACACCAGGCGACATTGAGATTGCCCGAGAGCTGTACGACCTTGTCCTCAGCCAACATTTCGAATCATTGAACGAAATCAAGAAGTATTTCGACCGTCAGGAGCTTTCGAGAAAGGTTGTCAAAAAAGGGCAAGTTGTTAAAGAGCGGAACTGGGAGGTTGCCGATATCTACAACATCTTATCGAACCCGCTCTACATGGGTAAACACATCATGACCTTTGAAGGGGCAGGAGAGTTCGAAGCAACGTATGAAGGCATTGCCATCGTTACAGTTGAAGAGTGGGAAAAGGTTCAAGAATTGCTTCCGAACATGATTACCAAACGTGAACGTGACAAGGAGAAAATTGTCTATCACATGGAAGGACTGCTGTTTTGTTCCGTCTGTAAAGAACCACTCATTGCAAAGGACCGTATGCGACAAGGCGTGAATGTCGGCATGTACGAATGTACACACGAAGCACACAACTGCAAGGTTCGTCAAGAACATGTGGAAACACTTGTTCTGGAGCGGGCGAAAACCTTTTTCAGTACCATGGTAATGGCAAACATCAACGACCTTATCGAACGCTATCGTTCGACAAATGCGGAACGTTTGCAAAGGCAAATCAAGACGCTTTCATCCGAGATTGAAGAACGCAAGAATCAGATGGTGAAACGTGCCGACCAATATTTGCGGACATCGGATACGTCCAAAAAGGGTGAGTTAACCGATAAACTCCTTAAGCTGTACGAGCAAACCAGTACGGTACAGAAGGAGTATGACGCTTTTATCGATTTACTGGCAGAAGTCGAAGCACTTTCCGCGCGACCGAAACAATTAGCTGACAACTTAGCTGAATTTCTGGAGACGATGCAGGAACGGGAACCAGATGAGATCCGTTTGCTGTTTCGGGACATTGTCGCCTGCGTGGATGTCAGTCCAAAGTGTATCGACATCACCTTTAAGCACCCGTATGTTGTCTCGAAGGATGTGTTGACGGATGTCGCTACGTGATGCCATCACTGACAAGAAAGGCGTATTCTATGGACGACACTCGACGGACAAACAGGAAATGGAGATGCAGCGTCGGGTTGCCAAGCAGGTGGTGGCTGAATACAAAGGGGAGCTTTTGCCTGTTGAATACGCCGATCCCAATGTCTCCGCGACCAAGGTTCCGTTAATTAAACGCACGCATCTCGCGCGACTACTGGATGACGCAAAGGAACACAAGTTTGATTTTGTCATCACCTATGCCAGAGACCGTTTGGCACGCGATGCGTACGAGCATCAAGTGATTCGGGAAGAAATGCATGAGTTGGGGATTCCGATTGTCCTCGCCGCTACTCGAAGTGTGTACGATTCAGGGGATTTGGTTATTGAACTCATGCAAGATGGTCTCAGTCAATACGAAGTCGAACAAACGCGCGTGCGGACCCGCGACACGCTCGTACATCGTGTGGAGCATGGCGAGTGGGTTGGGCGCAAACCGCCGTACGGCTACATGTTTGATAAAGATAGCCGTCAAATTCTACAAGTGGCGGATGAAATCATCGTGGTTCGTGAGATCTTTGACCGCTATTTGAAAGGTGAAGGCTGTTATCGCATCGCAAAGGCGCTGGGTGGGTCATGGAAAAAGGAAAAGGTCAAAGCAATCGTGACGAATCCGTTCTACGCAGGCTACTTGACGGCTTACAAAGGAAAGAAAAAGTCCCACAGCTCTGTTTCGGATCGCTGTGACTGGGTGGAAAGCCAAGAACCACTCAAAGGTATTCCTGCCATTTTAACCAAAGAAGAGTGGGAGCGATGCTGGAACTTCTTTGACCAACGACGCAAAGGGCAAGTGGCTCCGAGGCACTACAACACGAATTTCTTGCTTAGAGGGTTGGTGGCTTGCAAAGACTGTGGGAGTCTTTTTCAGACGCAAAACCAAATGACCAAGAGCAGTACAGGCAAGCGATACGGCAAGCGTTACTATTTCTGCAAGTGCCGTCGTTTTGAAGCAGGGGAATTTGAAACGACCATTGTTCGTGCGACGCTTGATGTTGTCAATCGGCGCGCACTCGTTCCAGGCGGTGTGGACGCACTGATGGAAGAAGTGCGTGTCCGCTTGCAAACTGACATGAGCCAACTCAATAAGGATATCCGCAACTTGGAAAAACAGGTTGATGAAGCGAAGAAGCGTATCGAAGAAGCTGACGCTGAGATGCGAAGTCGGTTTCAGGTGCGTCAGTCTGACGAAACCAACGAGAAGATGGTCTCCATCCTGCAACACTATCGGTTACAGAAGCAAGCCGATTGCAATCGATGGGAACGTCAAATTAAGGACTTCAAAACGAAGCTTTCTTTTATCGAGGGAATTGAACTCAAAAATCTCGATTGGGACGATTTG
This is a stretch of genomic DNA from Alicyclobacillus dauci. It encodes these proteins:
- a CDS encoding IS110 family RNA-guided transposase, with amino-acid sequence MKLFVGIDVSSEDLKVCAMNIVGDTLDSFTVTNNHDGASRLRDKLLSLADKEKSKEIHVGLESTSVYSWHPAMFLHEDNSLQKRGTKVFTINPKLISKFREAYPDLDKTDYIDAWIIADRLRFGRLPMTVVLQEQYIALQRLTRMRFHLVHNLTREKQYFLQHLFFKCSAFTSEVESDVFGHAITELLLEQYSLDEIGSMELADLADYLKEKGKNRFPNPEKVAKCIQKAARSSYRLSKCVEDTIDILLATSIESIRTIKQQIKQIDQAIARLLDGIPNTLETIPGIGRVYCAGILAEIGDIHRFKDQAAVAKYAGLTWRKHQSGKFEAEDTKRIKSGNRFLRYYLVEAANSVKRHDPEFQNYYQKKFAEVPKHQHKRALVLTARKLVRLVDVLLRNDQIYTPRRKVNTEKQ
- a CDS encoding DUF2538 family protein, whose amino-acid sequence is MTQGSLSGNITKSPRPNCDLLSFQGGLFSGGPRLPLLALRAVVRVRLLAPSKNNFLLEILQKEESKNTIRGDVSMYFVSAEHRTNYEQLVAKFNCQNVPDFESACYVVAHPEIWRKYNGQPGGSPVHWTFGEWNEAENRRDESEAMNCLSGAFRELARAAVEMFTGGQNHFCFARFIGNAGDEVYRVFIQAMNIRRKSETVEVEGVL
- a CDS encoding recombinase family protein, which produces MRTVAYYRSSTNLQEHSVEMQKTMAFKTAREKLLVIEDQYPDPFISARQVTMKDRPELKRLMDDIKKGRVQNLLVYKRDRLARLATEYMHIYRFLKEHQVNVIFTADNEHPLSYTAVGEFFEVLMAGVIQREGEQIAKRIRDSKISKFLAKQYAGKVPFGYHINKHVKENEVQERIVQTPGDIEIARELYDLVLSQHFESLNEIKKYFDRQELSRKVVKKGQVVKERNWEVADIYNILSNPLYMGKHIMTFEGAGEFEATYEGIAIVTVEEWEKVQELLPNMITKRERDKEKIVYHMEGLLFCSVCKEPLIAKDRMRQGVNVGMYECTHEAHNCKVRQEHVETLVLERAKTFFSTMVMANINDLIERYRSTNAERLQRQIKTLSSEIEERKNQMVKRADQYLRTSDTSKKGELTDKLLKLYEQTSTVQKEYDAFIDLLAEVEALSARPKQLADNLAEFLETMQEREPDEIRLLFRDIVACVDVSPKCIDITFKHPYVVSKDVLTDVAT
- a CDS encoding recombinase family protein; this encodes MSLRDAITDKKGVFYGRHSTDKQEMEMQRRVAKQVVAEYKGELLPVEYADPNVSATKVPLIKRTHLARLLDDAKEHKFDFVITYARDRLARDAYEHQVIREEMHELGIPIVLAATRSVYDSGDLVIELMQDGLSQYEVEQTRVRTRDTLVHRVEHGEWVGRKPPYGYMFDKDSRQILQVADEIIVVREIFDRYLKGEGCYRIAKALGGSWKKEKVKAIVTNPFYAGYLTAYKGKKKSHSSVSDRCDWVESQEPLKGIPAILTKEEWERCWNFFDQRRKGQVAPRHYNTNFLLRGLVACKDCGSLFQTQNQMTKSSTGKRYGKRYYFCKCRRFEAGEFETTIVRATLDVVNRRALVPGGVDALMEEVRVRLQTDMSQLNKDIRNLEKQVDEAKKRIEEADAEMRSRFQVRQSDETNEKMVSILQHYRLQKQADCNRWERQIKDFKTKLSFIEGIELKNLDWDDLYADALKGDRQALRRFLVFLIDTIIVNAAGEVDEFCAKVDLNH